From the Brassica napus cultivar Da-Ae chromosome A8, Da-Ae, whole genome shotgun sequence genome, one window contains:
- the LOC106413661 gene encoding beta-glucuronosyltransferase GlcAT14A-like gives MASSNSERRWIFPLAMASLMFIFLTAVSFNMGLLSSVRSINSLIFSSNILPTTNETTVTFAESKIKQHPPPVQSSPPRFGYLVSGSRGDLESLWRVLRALYHPRNQYVVHLDLESPAEERLELAKRVREDPVFSDVGNVYMITKANLVTYRGPTMVANTLHACAILLKLSKDWDWFINLSASDYPLVTQDDLIHTFAGLDRNLNFIDHSSKLGWKEDKRAKPLIIDPGLYSTKKSDVYWVTPRRTMPTAFKLFTGSAWMVLSRSFIEYCIWGWDNLPRTLLMYYTNFLSTPEGYFHTVICNAPEYSNTVVNHDLHYISWDKPPKQHPRTLNINDTKRMIASGAAFARKFRHNDLALDKIDIELLGRGNGNFTPGGWCAGEPKCSRVGDPSRIKPGPGANRLGALVSRLIWSSKLTQRQCR, from the exons ATGGCGTCTTCAAACTCAGAAAGGAGATGGATCTTCCCTCTAGCTATGGCTTCCCTCATGTTCATATTCCTCACAGCTGTATCTTTCAACATGGGTCTCCTCTCTTCCGTGCGTTCCATTAACTCACTCATATTCTCCTCAAATATTCTACCAACCACAAACGAAACAACCGTCACATTCGCTGAGTCAAAGATCAAGCAACATCCTCCTCCAGTACAGTCTAGTCCTCCTCGCTTTGGTTATCTAGTTTCAGGGTCAAGAGGTGACTTGGAGAGCCTATGGAGAGTGTTGAGAGCGTTGTACCATCCGAGGAATCAATACGTTGTTCATCTCGATCTCGAGTCTCCTGCTGAAGAGAGGCTTGAGCTAGCTAAACGTGTGAGGGAAGATCCTGTTTTTAGCGACGTTGGGAATGTTTACATGATCACAAAGGCTAATCTCGTTACATATCGTGGACCAACTATGGTGGCTAATACGCTTCATGCATGTGCCATTCTCTTGAAGCTGAGTAAAGATTGGGATTGGTTTATAAATCTCAGTGCCTCAGACTATCCTCTAGTGACTCAAGATG atcttaTTCATACATTCGCTGGACTGGACCGGAACCTCAACTTCATCGACCACTCTAGCAAACTAGGCTGGAAAGA AGATAAACGAGCAAAGCCACTGATCATAGACCCGGGGCTGTACTCAACAAAGAAGTCAGATGTCTATTGGGTTACACCTCGTAGAACCATGCCTACTGCATTCAAACTATTCACTG GTTCTGCTTGGATGGTTTTGTCACGGTCCTTCATAGAATATTGCATTTGGGGATGGGACAATCTTCCACGGACTCTTCTAATGTACTACACCAACTTCCTCTCTACACCAGAAGGATATTTCCACACTGTGATATGCAACGCACCTGAGTATTCAAACACGGTGGTCAACCATGACCTGCATTACATCTCGTGGGACAAACCTCCCAAACAGCATCCTCGGACGCTCAACATCAATGACACCAAGAGGATGATTGCAAGCGGAGCTGCGTTTGCACGCAAGTTCAGACACAATGATCTCGCTCTGGACAAGATTGATATAGAGCTGCTCGGTAGAGGTAACGGAAACTTCACGCCTGGTGGTTGGTGTGCAGGCGAGCCGAAATGCTCCAGGGTTGGTGATCCGTCGAGGATCAAACCGGGTCCTGGTGCAAACCGGCTAGGTGCGCTTGTTAGCAGACTTATTTGGTCATCTAAACTGACTCAAAGGCAATGTAGATAA
- the LOC106413669 gene encoding E3 ubiquitin-protein ligase RMA3-like, translated as MEGNFFRSDPQQAHEDGFLVKQNPNLITAQPNESGCFDCDICLDTAHDPVVTLCGHLFCWPCIYKWLHVKLSPVFTDHHHNTCPVCKSSVTVTSLVPLYGRGMSSTFSSKKQNSDIPRRPGPSTFTTQPSLYPSLRHRTLSPMFHNHRYSPRAFTATESTDLASAVMMSFLYPVIGMFGDLVYTRIFGTFTNTVAQPYQNQRMMQHEKSLNRVSIFLFFCFLICLLLF; from the coding sequence ATGGAAGGGAACTTCTTCAGGTCTGATCCTCAACAAGCACATGAAGATGGCTTCTTAGTTaaacaaaaccctaatctcATCACAGCTCAACCTAATGAAAGCGGCTGTTTTGATTGTGACATCTGTCTAGACACAGCTCATGATCCTGTCGTCACTCTCTGCGGACACCTTTTCTGCTGGCCTTGCATCTACAAGTGGCTACACGTTAAGCTATCTCCTGTCTTCACTGATCACCATCATAACACCTGCCCTGTCTGCAAATCCAGTGTTACCGTCACCTCATTGGTTCCACTCTATGGAAGAGGCATGTCTTCCACGTTTTCCTCCAAGAAACAAAACTCAGACATACCACGCAGACCCGGTCCATCAACTTTCACTACACAACCATCTCTGTATCCAAGCTTGCGGCATCGAACTCTGTCTCCAATGTTTCATAACCACCGATACTCCCCTCGTGCCTTCACCGCAACTGAATCAACTGACCTTGCCAGTGCGGTAATGATGAGTTTTCTTTACCCGGTGATTGGAATGTTTGGGGACTTGGTCTACACCAGGATCTTCGGAACCTTCACAAACACAGTAGCTCAGCCTTATCAAAACCAGAGGATGATGCAGCATGAGAAGTCTCTTAATAGGGTATCGATATTCCTATTCTTTTGCTTCCTCATTTGCCTTCTCCTCTTCTAG